The Desertifilum tharense IPPAS B-1220 genome contains a region encoding:
- a CDS encoding FHA domain-containing protein: protein MPLAPHQTHLLIIEDDKGRREFLLEAPVYSIGRDAKCDIRLVSQFVSRRHATLVRLPNDDGSCYYRIVDGNLKGKASANGILVNGRKLPTHDLQNQDEVVFGPQVRAIYYSLKRDAIVTSPPDEFDITLISPGMVGEPEE, encoded by the coding sequence ATGCCTCTAGCACCTCATCAGACCCATCTGCTTATTATTGAAGACGATAAAGGCCGCAGAGAATTTCTGTTAGAGGCCCCCGTCTACTCTATCGGCAGAGACGCCAAGTGTGATATTCGTCTAGTCTCTCAGTTTGTCTCGCGCCGACACGCGACCCTGGTTAGACTGCCGAATGACGATGGTTCCTGCTATTACCGAATTGTGGATGGCAATCTTAAAGGCAAAGCAAGCGCCAATGGGATTTTAGTCAACGGTCGCAAACTCCCGACCCACGACCTGCAAAACCAAGATGAAGTGGTTTTTGGCCCGCAGGTCAGGGCCATTTATTATTCGTTGAAGCGAGATGCGATCGTGACCTCGCCCCCCGATGAATTTGACATTACCTTAATTAGTCCGGGAATGGTTGGCGAACCAGAGGAATAG